The Niastella koreensis GR20-10 genome includes a window with the following:
- a CDS encoding response regulator produces MLKVFITDDHELYLEGLVLLLNKQAGIEVIGSAFTGESLLSQLPNMEIDILLLDVHLPDIGEEELLKKIREIQPGLKILYLTIMRGTRYIHKLLKYDIQGYLLKNTNIAELTNALETVAGGNKFFSKEINILDTNQDFRNTVTIEDKKVDEILSKREIEVLTLICKEYSNSEIAKKLFLSVSTVETHRKNLIAKLGVNNTVGLVKFALKNKLIE; encoded by the coding sequence ATGTTGAAGGTTTTTATAACAGATGATCACGAATTATACCTTGAGGGTCTGGTGTTATTGCTGAACAAGCAGGCCGGCATTGAGGTTATAGGTTCAGCATTTACCGGTGAAAGTTTGTTGAGCCAATTGCCAAATATGGAAATCGACATCCTGTTACTGGATGTTCACCTCCCTGATATTGGTGAAGAAGAACTGCTTAAAAAGATCCGTGAAATTCAACCGGGATTAAAGATCCTTTACCTCACAATCATGCGCGGCACCCGCTATATTCATAAACTACTGAAATACGATATTCAGGGCTACCTTTTAAAGAATACCAATATTGCCGAGTTAACCAACGCCCTGGAAACAGTGGCCGGCGGTAACAAATTCTTCAGTAAAGAGATCAACATCCTGGATACCAACCAGGACTTCCGCAATACGGTAACTATTGAAGATAAAAAGGTAGACGAGATCCTTTCTAAACGCGAAATTGAAGTACTTACCCTTATTTGCAAGGAATACAGCAATAGCGAAATTGCCAAAAAGCTTTTCCTGAGCGTAAGTACAGTAGAAACCCACCGCAAAAACCTGATCGCAAAACTGGGCGTTAATAATACCGTAGGACTGGTAAAGTTTGCGCTTAAGAACAAGCTGATCGAATAA
- a CDS encoding DUF1501 domain-containing protein: MKRRSFLKNALPASITLPAVLNGFSVQAFTNANPLVQALMGNTTETDKVLVIIQLVGGNDGLNMVIPIENYANYYGARKNIAIAQNKVLPLNGTSKTGLHPGMTGLQTLYNEGKLSIIQSVGYPSPNFSHFRATDIWMSAPPDADTVVYSGWAGRYLNLEFPNFPNGYPTAQMPDPLAIQIGSVQTLELQGPTFPMGMNITDPTSFYDFLDNVGDPPPNTPWGKELEYIRMIMGQTEVYSNVIRAAAAKVTSQGSYPSNNRLAQQLRIVARLIKGGLKTRIYKVTADGFFDTHASQVEAADTTTGNHAQLMARLSDGIKSFMDDLKGLGIDDRVLGFTYSEFGRRINSNSSLGTDHGAAAPVFVFGKHVRGGIIGTNPTISADAKQNDNVPYQYDFRSIYASILQQWFCVKDADLQTILFKNYQNIPLAINEACGITGITDLRNDGEQLIINYPNPFVETTKITFTTKGGHTLVQVMDTMGRVIKTLTDKDYTSGTYTVTFDGYGLANGVYYARFQNGVAQQVRPMLKTR; this comes from the coding sequence ATGAAGCGTAGATCCTTTTTAAAAAACGCCCTTCCTGCGTCTATAACATTACCTGCCGTGCTGAATGGTTTTTCAGTACAGGCCTTCACAAATGCCAATCCATTGGTACAGGCCTTAATGGGTAACACCACCGAAACCGACAAGGTACTGGTGATAATACAGCTTGTTGGCGGTAACGATGGATTGAACATGGTAATACCCATCGAGAATTATGCAAATTATTATGGCGCCCGTAAAAATATTGCGATAGCCCAAAACAAGGTGCTTCCTTTGAACGGGACCTCAAAAACCGGTTTGCATCCTGGTATGACAGGTTTGCAAACATTATATAATGAAGGTAAACTGAGCATTATTCAGTCTGTGGGTTATCCTTCACCCAACTTTTCGCATTTCCGCGCTACGGATATCTGGATGAGCGCTCCCCCGGATGCTGATACGGTAGTATACAGCGGCTGGGCAGGCCGTTATCTGAACCTGGAGTTCCCGAACTTCCCCAACGGTTATCCTACTGCGCAAATGCCCGATCCTTTAGCTATTCAAATCGGTTCTGTACAAACCCTGGAATTACAGGGACCTACATTCCCAATGGGTATGAACATTACCGACCCTACCAGCTTTTATGATTTCCTCGACAACGTAGGCGATCCTCCACCCAATACACCATGGGGTAAAGAGCTGGAGTACATTAGAATGATCATGGGACAAACCGAAGTGTACTCTAATGTAATCAGAGCAGCTGCAGCAAAAGTCACTTCGCAGGGTTCATACCCCAGTAACAACCGCCTGGCGCAACAGTTGCGCATTGTGGCCCGCCTCATAAAAGGCGGTTTAAAAACCAGGATCTACAAAGTTACTGCCGACGGGTTCTTCGATACGCATGCAAGCCAGGTAGAAGCGGCCGATACCACTACAGGTAACCATGCCCAGCTGATGGCCCGGCTTTCGGATGGCATCAAAAGTTTTATGGACGACCTGAAAGGGTTAGGCATCGATGACCGGGTGCTTGGTTTCACCTACTCTGAATTTGGCCGTCGTATAAACTCCAATTCAAGTTTGGGTACCGACCATGGCGCTGCCGCACCGGTATTTGTATTTGGAAAACATGTGCGGGGTGGCATCATTGGCACCAACCCTACCATTTCGGCAGATGCCAAACAAAACGACAACGTTCCTTATCAATACGATTTCCGAAGCATTTATGCTTCTATATTGCAGCAGTGGTTTTGCGTAAAGGATGCTGATCTGCAAACTATTTTGTTCAAGAATTACCAGAACATTCCTTTGGCGATAAATGAAGCCTGCGGTATTACAGGCATCACTGACCTGCGCAATGACGGCGAACAGCTGATCATTAACTATCCCAACCCGTTTGTTGAAACAACAAAGATTACGTTTACAACAAAAGGCGGCCATACGCTGGTGCAGGTGATGGATACCATGGGAAGGGTAATAAAGACACTTACTGACAAAGACTATACATCCGGTACCTATACTGTAACATTCGACGGGTATGGGTTGGCCAATGGGGTTTATTACGCCCGTTTCCAAAACGGCGTAGCCCAACAGGTGCGGCCCATGCTGAAGACACGATGA
- a CDS encoding DUF1800 domain-containing protein — MDRREFFTLKRKANAPSAKNYGFRQIYSGLNPQAGTLTAQQAAHLLKRTMFGAKKVDLDYFTGMSVSQAVDELLNVPATLPAPPLKNYDNSNIEAGDPDLTVAQGTTWVNNVSKGVASNGARGKSFKCWWLGQMINQDRSVREKMTLFWHNHWSTEINMIERPTFAYGNNQLLRGSALGNFKKMVKDVTLDKAMLRYLNGYLNSKTAPDENYARELQELFTLGKENTPNYTEDDVKAAARLLTGYKIDMDTEIVSFKAEDHDQTNKTFSSFYNGTVIAGRSGATAGDAEIDDLINMIFSKTTQVSEFIVKKIYRWFVYYTIEPDTLTNVIKPLAQLLVSSNWELKPVLSALLKSEHFFDPLSQGCLIKGPVDMIVTMAREFNLVFPDATDYVNQYNMWDYLQTQSMEMQQDIGDPPNVAGWPAYYQIPMFYETWINHDTMPRREKLIDQLIVNGYMRNNLTLKIDPVEFTRQFADRRDPNLLINEVLDVLYRVPISDTQKGTIKTQILLSGQADDNYWTSAWDIYEQNPGNMTAYNTVAMRLQTLYKYLMNLAEYQLA; from the coding sequence ATGGACAGAAGAGAATTCTTCACGCTGAAGAGAAAAGCTAATGCTCCTTCAGCGAAAAACTATGGCTTTCGTCAAATTTATTCCGGATTAAACCCACAAGCTGGCACCCTTACAGCACAGCAGGCAGCTCACTTATTGAAGAGGACCATGTTTGGGGCCAAAAAAGTTGACCTCGATTATTTTACCGGGATGTCGGTGTCCCAAGCGGTTGATGAATTGTTGAACGTACCTGCCACATTGCCTGCACCCCCTTTAAAAAATTACGACAACTCAAACATTGAAGCCGGTGATCCTGATCTTACTGTAGCGCAGGGCACTACCTGGGTTAACAATGTTTCAAAAGGTGTTGCCTCCAATGGCGCACGGGGTAAATCGTTTAAATGCTGGTGGCTGGGTCAAATGATCAACCAGGACAGAAGCGTTCGCGAGAAAATGACGCTGTTCTGGCATAACCACTGGTCAACAGAGATCAACATGATCGAAAGGCCCACCTTCGCCTACGGTAACAACCAGTTGTTGCGGGGAAGCGCCTTAGGCAACTTCAAGAAAATGGTAAAGGATGTAACGCTGGATAAAGCCATGCTTCGTTACCTGAACGGTTACCTGAACTCCAAAACCGCGCCTGATGAAAACTATGCGCGGGAACTGCAGGAGCTGTTTACCCTTGGTAAAGAAAACACGCCTAACTATACCGAAGACGATGTAAAGGCGGCCGCCCGGTTACTGACCGGTTATAAGATCGACATGGATACCGAGATCGTGTCGTTCAAGGCTGAGGACCACGACCAAACCAATAAAACTTTCTCTTCTTTCTATAATGGTACCGTAATTGCCGGCCGCAGCGGCGCTACTGCCGGTGATGCTGAGATCGATGACCTTATCAATATGATCTTCAGCAAAACAACACAGGTATCTGAATTCATTGTAAAAAAGATCTATAGATGGTTTGTTTATTACACTATTGAACCTGATACACTCACCAACGTAATTAAGCCACTTGCCCAATTGCTGGTTAGCAGTAACTGGGAATTAAAACCCGTTTTGAGTGCGCTATTAAAAAGTGAACATTTCTTCGATCCGCTTAGTCAGGGTTGTTTGATCAAAGGACCGGTTGACATGATCGTAACGATGGCGCGGGAATTCAACCTGGTATTCCCCGATGCAACTGATTATGTTAATCAGTATAACATGTGGGATTACCTGCAAACCCAGTCGATGGAGATGCAACAGGACATTGGCGACCCGCCGAATGTTGCCGGATGGCCTGCTTACTACCAGATACCGATGTTCTATGAAACATGGATCAACCACGATACCATGCCCAGACGGGAGAAGTTGATCGATCAATTGATTGTTAACGGATATATGCGTAACAATTTAACGCTGAAAATAGATCCGGTTGAATTTACCAGGCAGTTTGCCGACAGAAGGGACCCCAACCTGCTGATAAACGAGGTATTGGACGTATTGTATCGCGTACCAATCTCAGATACGCAGAAAGGAACCATCAAAACGCAAATTTTGCTTAGCGGCCAGGCCGATGATAACTATTGGACCAGTGCGTGGGATATATACGAGCAAAACCCAGGCAATATGACGGCGTACAATACTGTTGCCATGCGCCTGCAAACACTTTACAAATATTTAATGAACCTGGCCGAGTATCAATTAGCTTAA
- a CDS encoding thiolase family protein, which produces MEAYIVAGYRTAVGKAKRGGFRFYRPDDLAVDVIKGLMASVPQLDPKRVDDVIVGNAVPEAEQGLQVGRIIAARALGFSVPGMTVNRYCASGLETIAIATAKIRMGMADCIVAGGTESMSLVPTAGWKTVPAYSIAKDEPDYYLSMGLTAEAVAKEYNVSREDQDQFSYQSHQKAINAIDKGYFKNGILPITVEEVYLDEKNKKQTRNYVVDTDEGPRKDTSIEVLNKLKPVFAVGGSVTAGNSSQTSDGAAFVIVMSEKMVNELGLKPIARLIACASAGVHPRIMGIGPVEAVPKVLKQANMSLGQIDLVELNEAFASQALAVIRKLEINPDIVNINGGAIALGHPLGCTGCKLTIQLTHDMKRLNKKYGIVTACVGGGQGIAGIIENIN; this is translated from the coding sequence ATGGAAGCGTATATAGTAGCTGGTTACCGCACAGCGGTGGGAAAAGCCAAACGGGGTGGGTTCAGGTTTTACCGGCCCGATGATCTGGCCGTTGATGTGATAAAAGGACTGATGGCTTCTGTTCCGCAACTGGATCCCAAACGGGTTGATGATGTAATTGTAGGGAATGCCGTACCTGAAGCTGAACAGGGCTTGCAGGTAGGCAGGATCATTGCCGCCCGGGCATTGGGTTTTAGTGTTCCGGGTATGACGGTGAACCGGTACTGTGCATCGGGTTTGGAAACTATTGCTATTGCCACGGCCAAGATCCGCATGGGGATGGCTGATTGTATTGTTGCCGGTGGTACCGAAAGCATGAGCCTGGTGCCTACGGCAGGTTGGAAAACCGTTCCCGCTTATTCCATTGCCAAAGACGAACCCGATTACTACTTAAGCATGGGTTTAACCGCTGAAGCAGTGGCCAAAGAATATAATGTAAGCCGCGAAGACCAGGACCAGTTCTCGTATCAATCACATCAGAAAGCTATCAATGCGATTGATAAGGGGTATTTCAAAAACGGTATTCTGCCCATAACAGTAGAAGAAGTTTACCTGGATGAAAAGAATAAAAAGCAAACCCGCAACTATGTAGTGGATACTGATGAAGGACCACGTAAAGATACCAGCATTGAAGTGTTGAATAAACTGAAACCGGTATTTGCTGTCGGCGGATCGGTAACTGCAGGTAACTCCTCGCAAACCAGTGATGGTGCGGCCTTTGTTATTGTAATGAGCGAAAAAATGGTGAATGAACTGGGGCTTAAACCTATTGCCCGGTTAATAGCCTGTGCATCGGCCGGGGTGCATCCACGCATAATGGGTATTGGTCCGGTTGAGGCTGTGCCTAAAGTATTAAAACAAGCTAATATGAGCCTGGGTCAGATAGACCTGGTTGAGTTGAATGAAGCTTTTGCTTCACAGGCATTGGCCGTTATAAGAAAACTTGAAATTAATCCTGACATCGTTAACATAAACGGTGGTGCAATAGCGTTAGGGCACCCGCTGGGATGCACCGGTTGTAAGTTAACGATTCAGTTAACACATGACATGAAGCGATTGAACAAGAAATATGGTATTGTTACTGCATGTGTTGGCGGCGGACAGGGAATAGCAGGGATTATAGAAAATATTAATTAG
- a CDS encoding quinone-dependent dihydroorotate dehydrogenase, giving the protein MYNLLRRLLFCFPTESVHHFSMNMMKMGCSVGPIRKSISNSFSPANGSLSKELFGLRFKNPVGLAAGFDKNALYLTELEALGFGFVEIGTVTPKPQAGNDKPRLFRLPKDKALINRMGFNNDGVQVVAQRLKDWRERQAESHNSQAESKSSSASNADSHSRFTFHDSRLIIGGNIGKNKVTPNEDAWKDYEICFRALFDCVDYFVVNVSSPNTPGLRELQEKDSLRKILSHLQTINQQESSEETGRKPKPILLKIAPDLTPQQIDDVIDLALEIKLDGLVATNTTISRDQLQTTGQELEAIGAGGLSGAPVRKRATEIVRYIHEKTNGQIPVIASGGIFTAADAKEKLAAGASLVQVWTGFIYEGPGIVKNICNGLTAS; this is encoded by the coding sequence ATGTACAACTTACTTCGCCGCCTGCTATTTTGCTTTCCCACTGAATCTGTTCACCATTTTTCCATGAACATGATGAAAATGGGCTGTTCCGTAGGACCCATCCGTAAATCCATTTCCAACAGTTTTAGTCCGGCAAACGGGTCATTATCAAAAGAATTATTCGGTCTCCGGTTTAAAAATCCGGTAGGGCTGGCTGCCGGGTTCGATAAGAACGCGCTTTATCTCACCGAACTGGAAGCCCTGGGCTTTGGTTTTGTTGAAATTGGTACGGTAACGCCCAAACCACAGGCCGGAAACGACAAACCTCGACTTTTCCGTCTGCCGAAAGACAAGGCCCTTATCAATAGGATGGGTTTTAATAATGATGGCGTGCAGGTAGTTGCGCAACGGCTGAAGGATTGGCGGGAAAGGCAAGCCGAAAGCCACAACTCGCAAGCTGAAAGCAAAAGTAGTTCGGCTTCCAATGCGGACTCTCATTCACGATTCACGTTTCACGATTCACGATTAATCATCGGCGGTAACATCGGTAAAAATAAAGTCACACCCAACGAAGATGCCTGGAAGGATTATGAGATTTGCTTCCGCGCGCTGTTCGATTGCGTTGACTATTTTGTAGTAAACGTAAGCTCACCCAATACGCCCGGCCTGCGGGAACTGCAGGAAAAAGATTCGCTGCGTAAGATCCTGTCGCACCTGCAAACCATCAACCAGCAGGAAAGCAGTGAAGAAACCGGCCGCAAACCCAAGCCTATCTTATTAAAGATAGCTCCCGATCTTACTCCGCAACAGATAGATGATGTAATTGACCTAGCCCTGGAAATAAAACTCGATGGACTGGTAGCTACCAATACCACCATCAGCCGGGATCAATTACAAACTACCGGTCAGGAGCTGGAAGCAATCGGCGCCGGTGGGCTCAGCGGTGCGCCTGTTCGCAAACGTGCTACTGAAATTGTGCGCTACATTCATGAAAAAACCAATGGCCAAATACCGGTTATAGCCTCAGGTGGTATTTTTACGGCAGCAGATGCCAAAGAAAAACTGGCCGCCGGCGCCTCACTCGTTCAGGTTTGGACAGGTTTTATTTATGAGGGGCCTGGTATTGTAAAAAACATCTGTAACGGCCTCACGGCCAGTTAA
- a CDS encoding TerC family protein, with the protein MQQLFTVDALISLLTLTVLEIVLGIDNVIFVSILMGRLDKKQQLEARRIWMFAGIAVRIALLMAIGWLVKNGNAELIGFTFSGHHYAFNLRNIIMLVGGLFLLYKTVKEIHHKLEGDEGMYESKNSKTSFGAIIAQIVVIDMVFSFDSIITAVGLARIVPIMITAVIIAMIIMFFFSDKIADFIHKHPTLKMLALAFLLMVGFSLFFEGLEPIHNSHIDKGYIYFAMAFSFGVEMLNMWMFKRAKKQKVQLNEPIVKKEEQNTV; encoded by the coding sequence ATGCAACAATTATTTACTGTAGATGCCCTGATCAGTTTATTAACCCTGACTGTATTGGAGATCGTGTTAGGCATCGACAACGTGATCTTCGTATCCATTTTAATGGGCCGATTGGATAAAAAACAACAATTGGAAGCCCGCCGTATCTGGATGTTTGCCGGTATTGCCGTTCGTATCGCCTTATTAATGGCAATCGGCTGGCTGGTAAAGAATGGCAACGCTGAATTAATTGGCTTCACCTTCAGCGGTCACCATTATGCGTTCAACCTGCGTAACATCATTATGCTGGTTGGTGGTTTGTTTCTTTTATATAAAACAGTAAAAGAAATTCACCATAAGCTGGAAGGCGATGAAGGTATGTATGAGAGCAAGAACAGCAAAACGTCGTTCGGTGCTATTATAGCCCAGATCGTTGTGATAGATATGGTATTCTCGTTCGACAGTATCATTACGGCTGTAGGTCTGGCGCGTATTGTGCCTATTATGATCACCGCTGTGATCATTGCCATGATCATCATGTTCTTCTTCTCCGATAAAATTGCCGATTTCATTCACAAGCATCCTACGTTAAAGATGCTGGCCCTGGCCTTTTTATTAATGGTTGGTTTCAGCCTGTTCTTTGAAGGTTTGGAACCTATTCACAATAGCCATATCGATAAAGGTTATATCTATTTTGCAATGGCCTTCTCATTTGGTGTGGAAATGCTGAACATGTGGATGTTTAAGCGGGCCAAAAAACAAAAGGTGCAGTTAAACGAGCCGATTGTTAAGAAGGAAGAACAAAACACGGTATAA
- a CDS encoding RsmE family RNA methyltransferase yields MNLPLFYIPDIVAKQQEIELDEDTSKHIVNVLRMKKGEQLHLTDGKGFLLLTSITDDHKKRCRVSVVNEQFIPQTGRKTSIAISLLKNASRFEWFLEKATELGITEIIPLLCDRTEKQHFRFDRMHNILVSAMLQSQQAWLPVLHQPVGFGQLLKQEDIISTTQKFIAHCMPGDKQPLAALVNSSLPSQLVLIGPEGDFSPEEVAFATEHYFMPVTLGNTRLRTETAGMVAAVLLRAVGSR; encoded by the coding sequence ATGAACCTGCCGCTTTTTTATATCCCGGATATTGTTGCCAAACAGCAAGAGATAGAACTGGATGAAGATACCTCCAAACACATAGTTAACGTGCTGCGCATGAAAAAAGGCGAGCAGCTGCATTTGACCGATGGGAAAGGTTTTTTACTGCTTACTTCCATTACAGACGATCATAAAAAGCGATGCAGGGTATCGGTGGTGAACGAACAGTTCATTCCGCAAACAGGCCGTAAAACCAGCATTGCTATTTCCCTGCTTAAAAATGCCAGCCGGTTTGAATGGTTTCTTGAAAAGGCAACCGAATTAGGCATCACTGAAATTATTCCCCTGCTGTGCGACAGAACCGAAAAACAACATTTCCGGTTCGACCGCATGCATAACATCCTGGTGAGCGCCATGCTGCAATCACAACAGGCATGGCTGCCCGTATTGCATCAGCCGGTTGGGTTTGGTCAACTGCTGAAACAGGAAGACATCATAAGCACCACGCAAAAATTTATCGCGCACTGTATGCCGGGCGATAAACAACCACTGGCCGCACTGGTGAACAGTTCGCTTCCCAGTCAGCTGGTTTTAATTGGCCCCGAAGGGGATTTTAGCCCGGAAGAAGTAGCCTTTGCAACCGAACATTATTTTATGCCTGTTACGCTGGGCAATACCCGCCTGCGTACGGAAACAGCAGGGATGGTGGCGGCGGTGCTTTTAAGGGCAGTAGGCTCCCGATAG
- the dnaB gene encoding replicative DNA helicase: MDLTNLNNKDRKQRRRSSIDLSTMVYGKVPPQAKDLEEAVLGAIMLEKNAFDVAVEILKAECFYVDAHQRIYRAMQSLQQKSQPIDILTVVEELRSKEELEMVGGPYYVTRLTNSVVSSANIEAHAKIILQKFIQRELIRISGEIIGDAYEDSADVFDLLDEAEAKLFEITNSHMKKNYDSIDTVLVQTVQRIEDMRHKTDEITGVPSGFPTLDKVTYGWQGSDLIILAARPAVGKTAFALNLARNAALSGSKPTPVVFFSLEMSSPQLVTRILSAESEVWLEKISRGKMEDYEMKQLYAKGIQKLAQAPIFIDDTAALNVFELRAKCRRLKTKHNIGLIIIDYLQLMSGAANGKNTNREQEISTISRNLKMLAKELHVPIIALSQLSRAVETRKDGNKMPQLSDLRESGAIEQDADMVMFIYRPEYYDITSNEMGESNKGETHVRIAKHRNGSLETIKLRAQLHIQKFVEFEGDDFSGLGMGGGSWKPVPDGGGGGAASGGDDGAKLYIQAGSKMNDMPYGEDDDAPF, encoded by the coding sequence ATGGATTTAACGAACCTTAACAACAAAGACCGAAAACAACGCCGCCGCAGCTCTATTGATCTGAGTACCATGGTGTATGGCAAAGTTCCCCCCCAGGCAAAAGACCTGGAGGAGGCTGTGCTGGGCGCCATCATGCTCGAAAAGAACGCTTTTGACGTAGCCGTGGAAATTTTGAAAGCCGAGTGCTTTTATGTAGATGCTCACCAGCGTATTTACCGGGCCATGCAAAGCCTGCAGCAAAAAAGCCAGCCGATAGATATCTTAACCGTGGTGGAAGAGCTGCGTAGTAAAGAAGAGCTGGAAATGGTGGGCGGTCCCTATTACGTAACCCGTTTAACGAATTCAGTAGTTTCTTCTGCCAATATAGAGGCGCACGCAAAGATCATTTTACAAAAATTCATTCAACGTGAACTGATCCGCATCAGTGGTGAAATTATTGGTGACGCGTATGAAGACAGCGCCGATGTGTTTGACCTGCTCGATGAAGCGGAGGCAAAGCTGTTTGAGATCACCAACAGCCACATGAAGAAGAACTACGACAGCATCGATACCGTATTGGTGCAAACCGTACAACGGATCGAGGACATGCGTCACAAAACCGATGAGATTACAGGGGTGCCAAGTGGTTTCCCTACACTTGATAAAGTGACTTATGGATGGCAGGGATCGGATCTGATTATCCTGGCTGCCCGCCCGGCCGTGGGTAAAACAGCGTTTGCCCTTAACCTGGCGCGTAATGCGGCTTTAAGTGGTTCCAAGCCTACTCCGGTCGTGTTCTTCAGCCTTGAGATGAGTTCACCACAGCTGGTTACCCGTATCCTGAGCGCCGAGAGTGAAGTATGGCTCGAAAAGATCTCGCGTGGTAAGATGGAAGATTATGAAATGAAGCAGCTGTACGCCAAGGGTATTCAAAAACTGGCACAGGCGCCCATTTTCATCGATGATACTGCGGCGTTGAACGTATTTGAGCTGCGTGCAAAATGCCGCCGGTTGAAAACCAAACACAACATCGGCCTTATCATCATCGACTACTTACAGCTGATGAGCGGCGCGGCTAACGGTAAGAACACCAACCGTGAGCAGGAGATCAGTACCATTTCCCGTAACTTAAAAATGCTGGCGAAAGAGTTGCACGTTCCCATCATTGCACTGTCGCAGTTAAGCCGTGCGGTGGAAACACGTAAAGATGGTAACAAGATGCCGCAGTTGAGTGACCTTCGTGAATCGGGCGCCATTGAGCAGGATGCCGACATGGTAATGTTTATTTACCGTCCCGAATATTACGATATTACTTCCAATGAAATGGGAGAAAGCAATAAAGGGGAAACCCACGTGCGTATAGCCAAACACCGTAACGGTTCGCTGGAAACGATTAAACTCAGAGCACAACTTCACATTCAGAAGTTTGTTGAGTTTGAAGGCGATGACTTTAGTGGTTTGGGTATGGGTGGCGGAAGCTGGAAGCCAGTGCCTGATGGCGGTGGTGGAGGTGCAGCCAGTGGTGGCGATGATGGCGCCAAGCTGTATATCCAGGCCGGCAGCAAAATGAACGACATGCCATATGGCGAAGACGACGACGCCCCGTTTTAA